The sequence below is a genomic window from Anopheles cruzii chromosome 3, idAnoCruzAS_RS32_06, whole genome shotgun sequence.
TCCAATATTTCGCTTCTCACCCGTTGGCTCTGCAATCAAATAGGATGCTAATGATCAACAGAAATGCCTTTTGAAAGCCCTTAGATCGCTGACTTACCCGCAGGAAGATCGGCAAAGTTGTAGCACAGCAAACACTGCCACGTTTCGCTCTCGTCCGGCAGCGAATCAATCACGGGTATGTGGCAGGTCTGATGGAACACCTTCGGGCACTTATCACAGCACATCAACTCCCCACCGTCCATGCACACCGCGCACCAGTCCTCGTTTGGGTCGAGTTCCTTCGGCATGCTCTTGTCGTCCAGCACGACcactgcgctgctgctgctgctgctgccggtaccggcgccgccaccgctgccgccactgcTGTTGGAGCTAgtgttgctgatgttgttcAAGTTTATACCGCTGGTGTTTGCACCGAGAACGCTACCCCCGCTGGTGTTGAGGTCGGTAGAACTGTGTACCTGCGGTGAAGTCGTCTTACCCCGGTGACCTTCCGGCAACACTTGTACACCGTTCGAATCGAGCTTCGCGATCGTCGCCATCAGATCGTTCACTGAGTCTTCGCACGTTTTGTCGATCGATTCAGCAAAATCTTTGCCAGGCTGCAAATGCAAGAAAAGTTAACGAGATTTATGCGTCGTTCGTCGTTTGTCGCCATCGCAGGATATACCTCGTTCGTGCTGGGACTCGGTGTTTTGGGGTTTGTAGAGGTTACGTTTGGGAGTGCATTTTGTAGCTGCTGCAGGTGGTTCtgcagttgctgttgttgctgttggctttgtaaatgttgttgctgttgttgttgctgctgttgttgctgctgttgctgttgctgctgctgctgctgctgctgctgttgctgctgttgctgctgttgctgctgttgttgctgctgttgttgctgctgttgctgctgctgttgttgctgctgttgctgcaactgttgctgctgctgttgatgctgctggtgtgacgaatggtggtggtgcagatGGTGGTGCACGGTGGAGGAACTGCCGTGCGAGCCGTGCCCCGAGCTAGACGATCCTCCACCGAGCCCTAGGACGGACGAACCGCCTGCTCCGTTCTGCAACATCGAGTTGCGGATGGTGTCCGGTGATTTGAGAGGAATCTTGAACGACTCGTTCGATCCACTGCCAAACAGGTGCAGTCCTGATGGTCCCCCGTAGCCTGGAACAACACGACATTTACTGTACttttgaaagttttcttttgaaaaaggcatccattttttatttaacttaCCGTTGTTATGCTGTGACTGCATATTTTGAGGAATATGCCATTTGGCGATGGGACTTCCACCGCTGCCTCCGCCAGGGTTACCGGAAACACTGacccccgggcccggtcccgaGCCCCCGGATAGTTGCGGTGGCAGCTGCGGGGGTTGTGGCGAATTCGGGTTGTATCCAGGCGGAGGACATCGCATCGACTGTTGCTTGGGCGAGAGTAATGTGGAAGAGTTCTGGAAGAGAGAAACCCACACACGTAGGTGCACGGCATTAGTAACAGAATCGGGACACGGTAACACCACTCCACCACACTTACGTTGCCCATCATGTGCCGCATCGAGGGCAGCATCGTGAAGCGCTGGAAGCTCTGGAAACGGGCCGCAACGGCtcccggtccgcccggtccCATACTCATCACGCCGCCACTGTTGTTCTGCGGTGGTCCGGGTGGTTGCGGGCCAAAGTTTTGATGCGAACTTCCGGGCCCGCCCAGAAAGCTACCGGGAGGTCCACCGAGTTGGCCGCCCATCCGGTGCGACGACGGTCCACCGGGCCCGGACGGTGGCACGCTCGCCATGAAGTTCGCTGTGGCAGTAAATTGATTATTAGCCATTGCACTATTGTTGCCAAtggcagtggcagcaacaTTGTTCCCTGGGCCACCAATCCCCCCACcaagaccaccaccaccaccactaccaccgccACTACCAGGACCAACCAGATGGCCAACGCTGCCACTACCGATGCcgggtggtggcagcggcgggcCGCTGGACTTTTGGTTCAACAAATTGCGTAAACTCAGGTCTGATGAAACGAAAAGAGTTTTAGGGGATGTATGCGTGAGATGGCAGGTAGTGTAAGGGTGATAAACGGTAGGGAGAATGTTGTAAGTAATCAATGGCGGTCGATGAGGGTTGTTAGgacagagaaaagaaaaaaagaaatgaaacaaaaataaaccagTTAATCAAAACAGCGATCCCGAACCAAAGATatgcttttaattaataaatacaAGTTAAGCCACAAAAAAGctataaaatatgttttaatattCGCTATAGAGTTTGTTACTACGAAAAGCTACAATGTTTACGCGAAAAAGCTAAAAAGTACTGATAAAATGTCAAACTAAGCTTCGAGATGCATTTACTACTACGCATCCGGGTTGCAGTTGTGTGATAAGCAAAAGAAGTGATATAATTGTTCGTTCTGGTAAAGAAAACGTGTCAAACATTATGAGTTACGCTTGTGTATTGTGCAAAAGAAAACTGTCACCCTAATAAAGCCAATCAAGCTAAATCAATGCTAAATAAGACACTCAAAGGAGTTGCAAATACAGCGTTTAGAGCTAATCCTCCGAACCTATTAAGTcgttgatttaattttaatccaacaaatcaatcaatggtAATGCGTTCGAGGATACGTTTgaaaaacaagcgaaaaactaaaaccaaaTCAAACTCTACAATACAAAAAAGTGAACCAAAATGGACGGGAAAATGTGTCATGAGTTGGCGCAATGGCGAAGTTGTGGCTGCTGTCCGAAGAATGTTCCGCCGCCGACTCTCGGCAACTTACCCATATTTTGGGGGTGCGTCGAAGAGCTGACGTGCTGCTGAGGTGGCATCCCGTGCGGTGGTCCCATCGGGAACCGCCCGAAACCGGATCCAGGTCCCGGGCCGTTCTCCGGTGGGAACGAGCGACTCATCGGGTGGCCCGGTGGAAACGGTCCACCCACCGGCACACCTCCGTTGCCGTTGTACATCGGCGGTACCGGTGAGAAACCGGGCCCGCTCGACGACAGACCGGGACCGTTGGAAGAGAGTGTCGTcatgcccggcccgggcatgCCGGGTCGCAGGGGCGGCGTTATGTTGGGACTGGGCTGTTTGCTGCGACTCTGTGGCGGTGCCGGTCCACCGGTGCCACTGGGACCACCGCTGGGTGACGTTCCCTGTGGACCGCTGTTGGCAGGTGACAGCGGTGGCGGATAGATTTTCCCGTCCACCAGAATGGTGCCGATGCGGGCAATAACTAAAAAAACGAGAATGTGGAATAGAAACTTGCGCGGGACTCCCCATCGGCACTCCGCAGTTGATTCTCACCATTCTGTAGGTCCTGCACGTTGGACAGCAACAGCTGGACGCGCACGGGAATCTCCGGATTGGGAATGTCCGCCCGCTGACTCTTCACCTTCTGCAGGTGGCGGGCGAGTGTTTTCTTGCTGTACAGCACCGCACTGTCGCTGCCCTTATCGAGCGCCGTCTGCACGAACTCGATGCAGTGGTCCGTGTGGCCGGACAGTAATTGTAGCGCTTCCTTTTTCTCGTTCAATACCTGCAGCTTGGTGTCGCACACCTAAAACAAAATCCCGCGCCAGGGAACAGAGATTAGTTGGTGGTCGATTGCGGAGTGCGTCCCAAAAAGGATGCGGCTTACCTGATTCAATCGGTAGACGAGCTGCTTGCCCCGTTGATTCACCGCGTTCGTTAGCTTTACCACCAGGTCAGCGATCTCTTTCGAcaattcctttttcttctccgtgATCAGTGCTTGCCGATCgtcgatcactttcatcgcgctCGACAGCAGGACCTTCTTGTAGCTGATCTCGCTGAGCAACCCGCTTAGGGTGTCGCGCGTTTCACTCGCAATTTCGTGCGCAAACTTGTACTTGTGATCccggtgatccgccagctgGCAGTCCCGGCACGTTAGGAGATCACACGTTTCACAGTAGAGAGATAATTGTTCCTAAAGGAAGAGGAGACGTAAAATaagtaattaaaacaaaacagctattgacgaatcgaaccgatcgaagagACCCAATAAAATaacttttaaataaaaatgtaccagAGTCACGAGAAACCTCCAAATACGACCCCATCGTCAACCTAGAAAGGGCAAACACAAATAAGCGAGCAAACTGTGCTCTTCGTTTTTCAACTGCTGTTAATGGAGTGGTGATGGCGTTAATggcgcgttttttttatcacacgGTACAACAACGTCTTCACATTGCGCgaacattctttttttttccatcgCCCGACAAATTCCTTCAACATTCGCGCGTCTGCGTTGCCATTCCGGCGGGCCGAATGGTGCACGCGaaaccagcagcagatggCAAACATGGCAACGTAGCAAGGCGAGCCGGTTCGTACGCCGGATTGGTGTATAAACGGCATGTGGCTCTCTTAATcttaaacaaacgaaaccgcGATCTGTTGCGGGTGCCAAATAAAGAGACAAGATCGAGTAGGACTGTTACTAAAGGCGCACCGGCAAGCGATATAGCTTTCTCCAAATGAAATTACCAGTTAATGGTCCAGTTTCACTTTCTACACTCCAGATTGTAGAAAGTTAAATTTGAAAGTTACTTCGAGTAATTAGTGTAAACGATTCAAAGGCTTTCTCGTGCGGAGCTCACAAAAACAATCCACCGGGGgggtttgtgtttgtggaaTGTCCACAAAACTTCGCCCAGAAATGGAAGAATGCTACCCTCGTGGAATTGGAATTCTTTTGGTCAGACCAAAGTAAAATTATCCGTGGAATGCCTACCACAAACCAAAATGTTTAGCTCTGCATGATGTCCCTTCGCCACAAAaacggtcggttcggtttgtccGCCACAGGAATCCACCGTCGGGATGTCGGTGCTAAAAGGACACGTAGGATGCCAATAAACATTCCGTGTATCACACTGCGCTACTACTGACCAATATCGGCTTGGGCGAATTATTTCTCCACATTTTCGCTTCCTGatacacgcgcgcgctgctgaTTGGAAAGGTGATCCATTCCCTTTTTAATAACGCGACTGCTAGCCGCGATTGTTCGCCTGTCGAAAGAAGTTTGCTTCTAGTTTTGTTGATAATCGAAAAACGCTTTTCGAACGGAATCGAGATGTGCCGCCTATTGAACACCGAACCGCGGGGCTTTCGAAAGCCCATCGGAGTGATGAGGGGAACATTTTTGAAAGGGGTTCCACTACTTATAAAAGGCACGGGTTTCACAGTCCAAGCCAGGACGGGAGGATACCAACGGCCAACCCGAGATCCTTATCCATGCGAACCCACCACCGATCACCGGTGGCAAGGATTATTGCTGCGGGTGCGGGCACTGCGCTTCGGTTGATGGAGATGCTGCGCGCACCATGTTGCCATCGTCCGCGGCGAATCCGGGGCACAGCAGCACatgacggtggtggtttgGTTGGCGTGTAGCATATAAATTTCATTGAAATCCAATTTATTCCAGCTCACCGTGCCGTCTCACACAGCCCATGAGGAACGGGGCGCAGCAGTAGTGAACGGCAGGAACGGCAGGTGGTGTGTTGTTGAACATCTTCCATCCTCTGCTGCGGCACTCTCGACGGCAGGTGGcacagggcagggcagggtaCACATTGCGCACTCGTTTAACATGAAAGCTGTCGGTCCGTCGTTCCGTGTGTGGCTCTCTCATGCGCTGCCGCCGCATGATGCACATCTGCAGCTGCAATTGCACTTTTTTTCGACACACTCATGCAGTTTAGATGAGAGCGACTGAAGGGgtaagagagcgagagcgcgcgaaAAAGCTAACGTGGTGAGGTTAGGATTTGTGCGGTGGGCCCCGCCAGTTCATGTGCAGCTCCCAATCCATCTGCGGCACCCGGTGGCGCGAAGGAACTCGGCAGCTGCTAACCGGAaagctttttttgctttcggccTCGCGTCCGGAACACGTTTCGAGACTGGAGCTCCGGCAACGATATGTTCCCGGTTCCCGTAAGCTGGGGCGGgtttataaatattaatgTTGACCCGCATGAGGTGagcttccttttccggttgGAGCTGCACACCAAAAATACGCCCGATGAttgacacaaacacaccgctGGGGCCCGCTTTCCGAATTCTACGCATCCGGAAGGGTCCTTTCCGTCGCAAAACGCATTTGAGGATGCCAAACACAGGTTTCAGTGACTCAACGGCGACTGATTTTTTGCTCAAGaggaaacaaaattatttaaaaagcTCCCGTGCTTAACTTTTCCGAAATAGTGAAACATTGTATAGAAGAACGATAGGAACGAAGTAGGAAAGTGATTCCGTTTTATGAagttcacaaaacaaaattgctACCCTACAAACATTAAAACCGACTGCTTTTTATCAAACTGAAACGATCTACAAGGTGGTGCAGGAACGCAAATAAGAGCGAAGGCGTCCAATtgtg
It includes:
- the LOC128274401 gene encoding transcription intermediary factor 1-alpha-like → MATTISGGTMESDDLSDTMNDFLPLLPENIKQELFDATDKGNLCDSVENKIDAPETANQSPAPTMCVWCSQTLTTNDRPKLLECLHIACHACVKQKFTDQLGSSALVCPVCKMESRLDHIIDNVFLSETTTASSGGEDNPGSVESTKDLIKCGCCTEDAIATSWCVQCSEFICDSCVHAHQRLKITKEHTIKSKEAAFSEQSGKIMCHVHPQEQLSLYCETCDLLTCRDCQLADHRDHKYKFAHEIASETRDTLSGLLSEISYKKVLLSSAMKVIDDRQALITEKKKELSKEIADLVVKLTNAVNQRGKQLVYRLNQVCDTKLQVLNEKKEALQLLSGHTDHCIEFVQTALDKGSDSAVLYSKKTLARHLQKVKSQRADIPNPEIPVRVQLLLSNVQDLQNVIARIGTILVDGKIYPPPLSPANSGPQGTSPSGGPSGTGGPAPPQSRSKQPSPNITPPLRPGMPGPGMTTLSSNGPGLSSSGPGFSPVPPMYNGNGGVPVGGPFPPGHPMSRSFPPENGPGPGSGFGRFPMGPPHGMPPQQHVSSSTHPQNMDLSLRNLLNQKSSGPPLPPPGIGSGSVGHLVGPGSGGGSGGGGGLGGGIGGPGNNVAATAIGNNSAMANNQFTATANFMASVPPSGPGGPSSHRMGGQLGGPPGSFLGGPGSSHQNFGPQPPGPPQNNSGGVMSMGPGGPGAVAARFQSFQRFTMLPSMRHMMGNNSSTLLSPKQQSMRCPPPGYNPNSPQPPQLPPQLSGGSGPGPGVSVSGNPGGGSGGSPIAKWHIPQNMQSQHNNGYGGPSGLHLFGSGSNESFKIPLKSPDTIRNSMLQNGAGGSSVLGLGGGSSSSGHGSHGSSSTVHHHLHHHHSSHQQHQQQQQQLQQQQQQQQQQQQQQQQQQQQQQQQQQQQQQQQQQQQQQQQQQQQQQQQQQHLQSQQQQQQLQNHLQQLQNALPNVTSTNPKTPSPSTNEPGKDFAESIDKTCEDSVNDLMATIAKLDSNGVQVLPEGHRGKTTSPQVHSSTDLNTSGGSVLGANTSGINLNNISNTSSNSSGGSGGGAGTGSSSSSSAVVVLDDKSMPKELDPNEDWCAVCMDGGELMCCDKCPKVFHQTCHIPVIDSLPDESETWQCLLCYNFADLPAEPTGEKRNIGITPLELKILQRIVLELFCQYETSMPFRHLEPETNKGYYDIVQSPISLSIIREKLEMSNNDHYTDVASFIADVKRLFDNVYLFYQEDSTTYKSARKLEKFFEQQVLKWLPKYLEMDCFADDYLPKPTKRSRNRQSD